The genome window GGTTCCCCAGGATGGAAGTGCCCCCGGAGCAGAGTTGGGGGCCGGTGCTAGTCCGCCGGCAGCCCCCAGCAACCCAGGGCCTGCGCGAGACGCTGAAGGCCAGACTGCGGCGGAGCTGCACATGCAGCATGCAGGGGGCCAAGGCGCTGGTGCAGGACCTGCTCCCCGCCACGCGCTGGCTGCGCGGTTACCGCCTGCGGGAGGACCTGGTGGGGGACGTCATGTCCGGGCTGGTCATCGGCATCATCCTGGTGCCGCAGGCCATCGCCTACTCGCTGCTGGCAGGGCTGCAGCCCATCTACAGCCTCTACACGTCCTTCTTCGCGAACCTCATCTACTTCCTCATGGGCACCTCACGCCACGTCTCTGTGGGCATCTTCAGCCTGCTCTGCCTCATGGTGGGGCAGGTGGTGGACCGCGAGCTCCTGCTGGCTGGCTTCGACCCTGCCCAGGATGGCCCGGGGCCCAGGCACAACAGCAGCACCTTCAACGCCTCAGCCGCCATGCTGGCGCTCGGGCTGCAGGACTGCGGGAGGGACTGCTACGCCATCCGTGTCGCCACCGCCCTTACACTGATGGCCGGCATTTACCAGGTGAGGAGGCAGCTGTACGGGATCCTGcggagccaggcctgggctcaGATGCCGGCTTAGCCACTTGGAGCTGCCCCCGAGGTGCTCGCCGCCCACCGGGAAGGGCCGAGCGGGAGAAGTACAGGGTCAGGGCCTCAGGGGACAGTGGGGTTAACTGGcaaggagaggacagagaggcagaggcagaggtgtGTGTGGGACGACACCCCAGGACGGGCCCAGAGGGGCTGAGGTGCCCAGCGGGCGGGGAGTCTATCCAGCCAGCCGTGGCCTGGGCAGGGACAGGCAGCCAGAGGGCTGCCTCGACTCCAGACATGCCGATTACGGTCCACATACCCACTCTGAGCTTCCCACCCCGTGTGGGACCCTGAGGGCCACCTGCCCTCCTGCAGCCTCACCACACCCAGCCTCTCCTGTGGCAGGACTGTCCACTCCAACGTCAACCCCTCCAGGGACCACTCCAGGTCCCTCCCATCAGCTCCAGATCTCCTGGGATGGGGTGGTGCCACTcacagggcaggagagaggagctgCCTTCCAGGGCTCAGAGCCCACATATGTGGGCTGGCAAGGGCCAGAAATGAGCATCCGTGGCCATGTGTGTACTTCCAGTGTCTGCTGTGGctgtgtgcacgtgcatgcgTGGGAGACTGTGAACAGAGTTCACTCAGGAACTAAGCAGCAGCAATGGAGAGACGTCAGGCTCTGTGCTGCGGCCACTCCACTGCCCTGACCCCATTGTGTCCACAGGTCTTCATGGGTATCCTCCGGCTCGGCTTCGTGTCTGCCTACCTCTCACAGCCACTGCTCGACGGCTTTGCCATGGGGGCCTCAGTGACCATCCTCACCTCCCAGCTAAGGCACCTGCTGGGCGTGCGGGTCCCGCGGCACCAGGGGCCAGGCATGGTGGTCAGCACATGGCTGAGCCTGCTACGCAGTGCTGGGCAGGCCAACCTATGTGACGTGCTCACCAGTGCCGTGTGCCTGGCCGTGCTGCTGGCTGCCAAGGAGCTCTCAGACCGCTGCCGGCACCGCCTGAAGGTGCCACTGCCCACGGAGCTGCTGGTCATTCTGGCGGCCACGCTCGCATCCCATTTAGGGCAGTTCCATGAGCGCTTTGGCTCTAGTGTGGCCGGCGACATCCCCACGGGCTTCATGGCCCCGCGGGTGCCGGACCCCGGGCTGATGCAGCGCGTGGCGCTGGACGCTGTGCCCCTGGCCTTCGTGGCCTCCGCCTTCTCCATCTCACTGGCTGAGATGTTTGCCCGCAGCCATGGCTACTCTGTGCGGGCCAACCAGGAGCTGCTGGCCGTGGGCTGCTGCAACGTGCTGCCCGCCTTTTTCCACTGTTTTGCCACCAGCGCTGCCCTGGCCAAGAGCCTGGTGAAGACGGCCACCGGCTGCCGCACGCAGCTGTCCAGCGTGGTCAGTGCCGCTgtggtgctgctggtgctgctggcaCTGGCGCCACTGTTCCGggacctgcagcggagcgtgctgGCCTGTGTCATCGTCGTCAGCCTGCGGGGGGCCCTGCGCAAGGTGAGGGACGTCCCACAGCTGTGGCAGCTCAGCCCAGCCGACGCACTGGTCTGGGTGGCCACTGCGACCACCTGCGTGCTGGTCAGCACCGAGGCTGGCCTGCTGGTTGGCGTGCTCCTCTCACTGCTCAGCCTGGCCGGCCGCACACAACGCCCACGTGCTGTCCTGCTCGCCCGCATCGGGGACTCAGGATTCTACGAGGACGCCGAGGAATTTGAGGGCCTGGTCCCTGAGCCCGGGGTGCGGGTGTTCCGCTTCGCGGGGCCACTCTACTACGCCAACAAGGACTTCTTCCTGAAATCGCTCTACAGCCTCACGGGGCTGGATGCAGGGCGCGAGGCCGCCAGGAGAAAGAAGCAGGGCTCAGGAGCAGGGGTCAGTGAGGAAGACCCTGTTGAGGGCAAGGACCTTGGCCCAGGGAGCAGCTCAGCTGTGCTGGTGCCCACGGCGGGCAGCTTCCACGCAGTTGTCATTGACTGTGCCCCGATGCTGTTCCTGGATGCGGCCGGCATGGCCACGCTGTGGGACCTGCGCCGAGACTACGGGGCCCTGGGCATCACTCTGCTCCTGGCCTGCTGCAGCCCTGCGGTCAGGGAGGCCCTGAGGAGAGGCGGCTTCCTCGGGGATGATCAGGGGGATACGGCTGAGGAAGCGCAGCTGTTCCACAGCGTGCACAGCGCTGTGCAGGCGGCCCAAGCCCGCCACAGGGAGCGGGCGGCTGCCGACTCCACCCTCTAGTAGGGCCAGTGCCTGCCCCCAGTCTCCACTCCCTCCTGGGAGCCCAAGGCAGACCTTCTCCCCTGTGGCCCACCAGGACCCCACACAGAGCAATGTTGTGCCGCCTCTGCCCTGGAGGAACCAACACGACCCAACGAGGCAGGAGGATGGTGCTGTGAACACACGCGAGGACCAGACACACAAAGACCCAGACACACAAGGACCAGCCACACGCGGACCCAAGACCTGGGCCCTCGAGACGAACACCGCCAGTGCCAACCAGGGCTCTGGTGCCATGCGTCGTGAGACTCGTTGGATGTGGCATCGCCATTTTATTAGAATGAGGACCCCAAAGCAATCATGTGGCTCTAAGGTGCCAAAGCCTGACAGCTGGGGGCTCTGGCCAGGGCGTGAGGGTCTCTGTGCCTCTGAAAGcacccccagcacacacacccaAGTGTTCCTTACCCCTCATGCCTCACCCTGCGGGGCCTTGCAGGGCCAAAGGCAGGTGTGAGTGACAGAGCCTCACCTCAGCCCTCGGGCACAGCGTCCCTGCACAGCCCCACCCGAGAACACTCAGCACGGGTCACCTGGGTGCCCACTCCTGGTGCCTGGTCCAGCCACAAAGCCAGGGCAGCGGAACGCCCACATGACCCCAAGCCTCCCGGCAGACCTTGGGCAGGAGGGCAGCTGTGCCCGACCCAGGGGCTGCCCAGGCACCCACGGCCCCGCAGAGCCAAGGAGGACCATCCTCCTCGTCTCCCCACAGGATGCCTTGCCAGGAAGTGTAGAAGCAACAGGTCCTCAGAGCAGgagcccctcccctgctgcccctACAGCCGGGCACCGTCTCCTCGCAGCCTCAGTCCTCATCTCCATGCTGTGGGCTCTGCCCAGCTGCCCACCCTCTCCAACACCCACCTGGCCGTGATGAGGTCCAGCAGCCAGTGGGTCCGCACCTGCTCGATGCCACCATGAGGGATGGCGCCCACATAGGCCAGGTTGAGCTTCTGGTCCCAGCTAAGGTCATACTGGTCAGCCCGGCTGTGTGGCAGTGGGGGACTGGGGACAGAACAAGGAGGAGTGGCGGAATTAGTCCCCGTGGTGGGGCTGGCAGAGCGGCCCGGCACATCCCGCACCAACGGGTCTAGGCCCCAGGGCTGCCCAGGACACAGGCTCTGGCAGACAGACTGGGGAGTGTTCACCAGTGAATTTTATGTCCCTGATGTAATAAAATGACTCCTAACACCAGGAACGTTGTGAAGTCTCATGTTTATGGGGGTCAGGGGcttccagagaagagagaaccaCATGTCGGCGCACTCCTTGCCCCACCAGCCTGGGGCATCTCAGCTGGAAGCCTGACACAGAGAGGCTGGGGACACGCAGGGATGCAGGGCAGGTCCCACTGCAGGGACATTCGACAGCGTCGGAGCTGCCCCCTTGAGAAGGTCCTGGCCTGCAGCAAAGGGCAGTGTCCTGAGCCAAggtccctcccagggcctgggctgccccGTCGGCCACCAGGCTCAATCACGAGGCTCCTCAGATCTCTGGCGGCCACCAGGCAAACTCTGAGCCTGGACCCATTCCTCCAACACAAAGGGTACCCACTCAGCCAGGAAATTCCCGCGACACCCCAAAAACGCGTGGAGCCAGCCGACACAGACCAGACTCCGCTCTGATTGAGGGTGGACCCCAGGGGAAGGATTGAGCCGGCTAGGGGCATTTCAGGGCTTGGGCGGCCTGCCTCATTTCGGAGCGCCTACTCCGCGCAGTGGGCACAGGAGTCGCCGGGGCGCAAGAGCCCAAGGGTCTCTCCAGATGCGGCAGGGGAGTCCCAGAGACCCGGAGGCCGGGCGCGCGGCGGGACAGAGGCGAGATGGGCCgctcgggcctcagtttccccgcgcGGGGTTCTCACCAGAAGCCGGTGCTCCTCCAGAAGGGCCGCAGGGGACGCACCACACGGGCCGCGTCCACGCGCACCAAGTACGGAGCCTCGCCCAGGGCTGCGCGGTGCGCGATCAGCAGCGCGGCCAAAAGCGTGAGCAGCGTGGTGCGGGGGCGCAAGGGGCACATAGCAGGGGCGCGGGGGGCGCCGGGGGCGCAGGGTCCGGGCGCAGGGGCGCGGA of Equus quagga isolate Etosha38 chromosome 3, UCLA_HA_Equagga_1.0, whole genome shotgun sequence contains these proteins:
- the SLC26A1 gene encoding sulfate anion transporter 1, translating into MEVPPEQSWGPVLVRRQPPATQGLRETLKARLRRSCTCSMQGAKALVQDLLPATRWLRGYRLREDLVGDVMSGLVIGIILVPQAIAYSLLAGLQPIYSLYTSFFANLIYFLMGTSRHVSVGIFSLLCLMVGQVVDRELLLAGFDPAQDGPGPRHNSSTFNASAAMLALGLQDCGRDCYAIRVATALTLMAGIYQVFMGILRLGFVSAYLSQPLLDGFAMGASVTILTSQLRHLLGVRVPRHQGPGMVVSTWLSLLRSAGQANLCDVLTSAVCLAVLLAAKELSDRCRHRLKVPLPTELLVILAATLASHLGQFHERFGSSVAGDIPTGFMAPRVPDPGLMQRVALDAVPLAFVASAFSISLAEMFARSHGYSVRANQELLAVGCCNVLPAFFHCFATSAALAKSLVKTATGCRTQLSSVVSAAVVLLVLLALAPLFRDLQRSVLACVIVVSLRGALRKVRDVPQLWQLSPADALVWVATATTCVLVSTEAGLLVGVLLSLLSLAGRTQRPRAVLLARIGDSGFYEDAEEFEGLVPEPGVRVFRFAGPLYYANKDFFLKSLYSLTGLDAGREAARRKKQGSGAGVSEEDPVEGKDLGPGSSSAVLVPTAGSFHAVVIDCAPMLFLDAAGMATLWDLRRDYGALGITLLLACCSPAVREALRRGGFLGDDQGDTAEEAQLFHSVHSAVQAAQARHRERAAADSTL